The proteins below are encoded in one region of Silene latifolia isolate original U9 population chromosome 2, ASM4854445v1, whole genome shotgun sequence:
- the LOC141638153 gene encoding putative F-box protein At4g22030, with protein sequence MVSLQACTNLSLSTNHLFSTRNLQISSINRPTTYLKKPMIVVPKLPNIDLTKNLVMQDINGVKTITSSPKNMTTDKKDDVKIKLYAILEAISDRIEMHNNVKEQRDNWNSLLLNSINMITLSAATMAGVSTMGKDNLALKVSSVVLFTAATGLLLIMNKIQPSQLAQEQRNSVRLFKQLKTRVETTMTVGNPTRLDVDGFMEQVLALDRAYPLPLLGAMLDKFPETYKPARWWPTRKPSSLNKMTSFGSNGWNKELEEEMRDIVEVIEKKDIEDYVRLGTKALKLNKMLAVAGPVLTGIAAVGAGFAGHGAVWGGVVAAVAGSMAGVVNTIEHGGQVGMVFEMYRNCGGFFNLLDETIETSLEERDFGKRENGELFEMKMALKLGRSLSELRDLADKSRRNGGFVDEFASKLF encoded by the coding sequence ATGGTTTCATTACAAGCTTGCACAAACCTCTCATTATCTACAAACCATCTCTTTTCGACCCGAAATCTTCAAATTTCGAGCATAAATCGACCCACAACTTATCTAAAGAAACCCATGATTGTAGTGCCAAAGCTACCAAATATTGATCTTACCAAAAACCTAGTCATGCAGGACATAAACGGAGTAAAGACAATTACGTCTAGTCCAAAAAATATGACGACCGATAAAAAAGACGACGTAAAAATCAAGCTTTACGCGATTTTAGAGGCGATTTCTGATAGAATTGAGATGCATAACAACGTGAAAGAGCAACGTGACAATTGGAATTCATTGTTGTTAAACTCTATTAACATGATCACGTTAAGTGCGGCAACAATGGCGGGTGTTTCGACCATGGGAAAAGATAACTTGGCGTTGAAGGTATCTTCCGTAGTGTTATTCACAGCTGCAACAGGATTGCTTTTAATTATGAACAAGATTCAACCTTCTCAATTAGCCCAAGAGCAGAGAAATTCGGTTAGGTTGTTTAAGCAGCTTAAAACACGAGTCGAGACCACAATGACTGTAGGGAACCCGACCCGTTTAGACGTTGACGGGTTTATGGAGCAAGTATTGGCCTTGGATAGAGCGTACCCGCTTCCCCTATTGGGAGCGATGCTTGATAAATTCCCGGAGACGTACAAGCCAGCTAGATGGTGGCCCACAAGGAAACCGTCGTCATTGAATAAAATGACGTCGTTTGGGAGTAATGGTTGGAATAAAGAATTGGAGGAAGAAATGAGAGACATTGTTGAAGTGATTGAGAAAAAGGACATTGAAGATTATGTCAGGCTAGGTACCAAGGCattgaaattaaataaaatgttGGCGGTCGCGGGCCCGGTGCTTACCGGGATTGCGGCCGTTGGGGCAGGTTTTGCCGGGCATGGGGCCGTGTGGGGCGGGGTGGTGGCGGCCGTAGCCGGGTCGATGGCGGGTGTTGTGAACACAATAGAGCATGGAGGGCAAGTAGGGATGGTATTTGAGATGTATAGGAATTGTGGAGGGTTTTTTAATCTTTTGGATGAAACAATTGAGACAAGTTTAGAAGAAAGGGATTTTGGAAAAAGAGAAAATGGAGAATTGTTTGAGATGAAAATGGCTTTGAAATTGGGAAGGAGTTTATCAGAATTAAGAGATTTGGCTGATAAATCTAGAAGA
- the LOC141638163 gene encoding putative F-box protein At4g22030: MVITLPSWSSSMTLLTRPPYQTPQIFNRPITIRSVLSIPQLSPSDKRSREQNRSNTIFINNKNTKTTPLPLENNTTNNGGGININTVTKTLLKLHIVLEAVLDRIEMHHNVGEQRENWNALLLNSLNMLTLTAATMAGVASVGGNHTLPLKLSSVVLFSTATGVILLMNKIQPSQLVEEQRTAVRLFKQLRTDIQTQLTLENINDKYVEDAMAKVLALDRAYPLPLLGAMLEKYPKTLKPAVWWPNSSNKPSLVDGVITKDGKNGWSKDLEEKLRDIVGVIERRDKKDYIRLGNKALKFNKILAKVGPTLMGVAAVSSVFSGHGGPWAGLVAAAAGSMASVVNSVQHGGQVGMVFEMYRNCAGFLSLLEESVENNVEESDLGKRENGELFEMKMALKLGRSVSELRDFVNESNCSWLCEDGSPKGEFASKLF, translated from the coding sequence ATGGTTATTACCTTACCTTCTTGGTCATCATCAATGACATTACTTACAAGGCCACCCTACCAAACACCACAAATATTTAACCGTCCGATCACGATTAGATCCGTATTATCAATTCCACAATTATCTCCTTCAGATAAAAGATCGAGAGAGCAAAATCGATCAAACACCATCTTCATCAACAATAAAAACACGAAAACTACACCACTCCCGTTGGAGAATAACACAACGAACAATGGCGGCGGTATTAATATTAATACCGTGACAAAGACGCTTCTTAAGCTCCACATTGTTCTTGAAGCGGTATTAGATAGAATTGAGATGCACCATAACGTTGGTGAACAACGTGAGAATTGGAATGCATTATTATTAAACTCACTAAACATGCTCACGTTAACGGCCGCAACGATGGCGGGTGTAGCTAGCGTGGGCGGGAACCACACATTACCGTTGAAGTTATCTTCGGTAGTACTCTTTTCAACTGCAACTGGGGTAATCTTACTTATGAACAAAATCCAACCTTCTCAATTGGTTGAGGAACAACGGACTGCTGTTCGGTTGTTTAAACAACTACGAACCGACATCCAAACCCAACTTACACTCGAAAACATCAATGATAAATACGTTGAAGACGCTATGGCGAAGGTTCTAGCTTTGGATAGAGCGTACCCTCTTCCTCTCTTAGGTGCCATGCTTGAAAAGTACCCTAAGACGCTTAAGCCCGCGGTTTGGTGGCCTAATTCGAGTAATAAACCGTCATTAGTTGACGGTGTTATTACGAAAGATGGGAAAAATGGATGGAGTAAGGATTTAGAGGAAAAATTGAGAGATATTGTAGGAGTTATAGAAAGAAGGGACAAAAAGGATTACATTAGACTAGGGAATAAAGCATTGAAGTTTAATAAAATCTTAGCTAAAGTAGGTCCAACACTCATGGGGGTTGCGGCCGTGTCGTCGGTCTTTTCCGGACATGGGGGTCCGTGGGCGGGGCTCGTGGCGGCTGCGGCCGGGTCAATGGCTAGTGTGGTGAATAGTGTACAACATGGTGGACAAGTAGGGATGGTATTTGAGATGTATAGGAATTGTGCTGGTTTTTTAAGTTTATTGGAAGAAAGTGTTGAGAATAATGTTGAAGAGAGTGATTTAGGTAAGAGGGAAAATGGggaattgtttgaaatgaaaatGGCTTTGAAATTGGGAAGAAGTGTATCCGAGCTTAGGGATTTTGTGAATGAATCAAATTGTTCTTGGTTATGTGAGGATGGAAGTCCTAAAGGAGAGTTTGCTAGCAAACTCTTTTGA